The region GCTAAAACAAAACAATTCTCATATTCGATGTTACCAAAGGGCAACACTAATAGAAGCAAGTTGAAATGACATACAAAATTGTAAGGAGAACCAAAAAAATATTCCCAGGTTTTCATTTCTAAGGTCAAGCAAACATAGAATAAAAAACAAAACTGAAATGAAATTCAAATTGATATGCTACAAAAACAATACTAGTAACAACTACTACTCAGTACTTGACAGGAGCAAGGATTTCAAGTTGTGGAGCAAGTTTGTCATCAACAATCTTTTCGGCTTTAGTCCTCAATTTGTTGAGGAGCTTCTTCTTCTCATAGGCCAAATGAGCACGctccttcctcttcttctccaACTCCTATCAACGAGAAAACAATTAACTAAAAAACCACAAAATTGTTTTACCAAATACAAGGCAAACGACTtgaaagaaagaaagaaaaaaaccCACCTTGATGGTGTCGTAGTAATTCCATCCCACCTCAGATGATAACTGCCCAAGCAAGCAGTATTTGTGGCCCTTTTGAAGCCTCAATACCCTAATTTCATTCACAAATTCAGTATTAAGCTAGGATAAAAAACAATTTGACTCAACAAAACATATAGAAACTGTGAATCAAATTATAAAATGGATCTTACTTAAGTGCATCAGGTACCACCATCCTTTTGATCTTGTCATATGGTGGAGGAATTCCCTCATATACTTTCAACCTAGCAAGTGCAGCCTCGCCACGCTTGGTCTTGTGTGGAATCATTCTACATAATCACAAAAACTTTATTATGAATTACTTAATTCTGTTAAATGGAATCTAGCTTTAAATAGAGTTGAAGTAAAACAGCATATAATCGGATGAATGTGTATAAATGAGTTGAAAATAAAGCTGAGTCTAAAAAGAATCAATGTTCAAGAACAACCAAACATATCAAAATTaattttccaaaaataaaatcaatttcAACTCCTTCAAAAGTGAAACCAAAAATACACTTGGGACCTATTTGGATTAGCATATAGAGCCGTACTTACCAACATATTTTGGTAGACAGTTTTGGCATCTAATGGCATTTTTCAACAGCTTATTTTAAATAATTTGCACAAGTTTATCAAGATATCTATCTTAAAAGCTTTTTCAACTAATTATCATTAGTTTTCCAAGATATTTTGTAAAAACAGTTTATAGCTTAAACAATTTAAGCTTATTTTACCATTTGCTTAAAAAAAGCTTAGGTAAGCTTATACATAATCACTTATATTGATAAACACTTTTGAAATAAGCTGTTTACACAAATAGACCCATACTACCAATTTCGTAATTATATTCTATGAAATAAACCGAGACATTCGTCTATAAAATAAATCAAACTGAAAAACATCAACATCCACATCAAGATCACCAATCTAATTATAAACATAAAAAATCACTAATCCATTATGATAATCCAAAAACATCACAAATCTAGCTTAAAACGTTGAAATGAAATTAAACAGAAATCAGAGATATGAAATGCAATTAATCATAAAAGAGCAGAGTGAGTGAGCGATTAACTAACCCACGAACAGTGCGCCAAAAGATCTTGGATGGAGCACGAAAGTGAATAGGACCATGAGAGGGTTTGGTGTTCATACGCTTACGAAGGAATCGCATGTACTTCATCTTCTGTCTAACGAGACCACCGGAGATGCAAATTTCCTCACACCTAACGAGAACGACCTTCTGACCATTGAGAAGCTCCTTGGCGACGATGGAGGCAAGACGGCCGAGCATGTGGTGACGAGCGTCAACCACGACTCTCTTTGCGCAGGCTCCTGATCCGGACACCATTTTTGCTCTTACCGGCGGCTTGTTTCTTCTCCGGAGCTTTTTAGGGTTTCATGCGAATATAAGAGAATATAAGTGTATATTTGTTGGGCTCTATCTTTCGCTTTTCCAAGTAAGCCCAAAATGGACTTTTTTAGGTTTAGCCCAATATCAACTATTATTAATCAAACTAATACAAAAGTTTATAATTTTCTTTTTACAATGTTATTTATATTCTATATGAATCCCCTAATTTCGTttagagattaattactatactctatcagtgtaaaaagttttacactgtcggttcatcaccatcacccgtttgtattactttataaatttttaaaataaaagtcaaacttcttttaatatccaacgtctataattaagtgaTGGTGTAAAACCCCTTTACtctgacagtgtatttcaattaatctctttGGTTTATTTTGGAATACATTTATAAATGTGAAaattttgatttatttttgtGTAAATAAGACATCATCCGCGGAGTCTTTGCTCAACTATAGAGAATCATTTCTCAAATTTTATTGAACCAAATTAAATAGTAAATTATTTCTAAATTTTTGCTTTTTTGGCCGCTTGTTAAGATGTCAATCAACTCTTTTGAGCAATTAGTTTTTGTTCTTTTTAATAGCTGGTTAAATATCTGTAAATTATGATTGTATCTTAGAGTATTCAATTTCCAACTTATTATTACTCACTTCGTCTCTTAGAAAATGGTAT is a window of Lathyrus oleraceus cultivar Zhongwan6 chromosome 6, CAAS_Psat_ZW6_1.0, whole genome shotgun sequence DNA encoding:
- the LOC127097197 gene encoding 60S ribosomal protein L13a-4 produces the protein MVSGSGACAKRVVVDARHHMLGRLASIVAKELLNGQKVVLVRCEEICISGGLVRQKMKYMRFLRKRMNTKPSHGPIHFRAPSKIFWRTVRGMIPHKTKRGEAALARLKVYEGIPPPYDKIKRMVVPDALKVLRLQKGHKYCLLGQLSSEVGWNYYDTIKELEKKRKERAHLAYEKKKLLNKLRTKAEKIVDDKLAPQLEILAPVKY